In a single window of the Metopolophium dirhodum isolate CAU chromosome 2, ASM1992520v1, whole genome shotgun sequence genome:
- the LOC132938643 gene encoding uncharacterized protein LOC132938643, with translation MVTKMPEGETEPVSLVTIKEPVDLIRLSVDERIYVKMRHDRELRGRLHAFDQHLNMVLGEAEETITTIEVDEETFEEVYKTTKRTIPMLFVRGDGVILVSPPSTTS, from the exons atggTAACTAAAATGCCAGAAGGAGAAACAGag CCAGTATCACTTGTGACAATCAAAGAGCCAGTTGATTTAATTCGTCTTAGTGTAGATGAAAGAATCTATGTTAAGATGCGCCATGACCGAGAATTACGTGGTCGGCttcat gcTTTTGATCAGCATTTAAACATGGTGTTAGGAGAAGCTGAAGAGACTATAACTACAATTGAAGTTGATGAAGAAACATTTGAAGAAGTATATAAGACTACTAAACGTACTATACCTATGTTGTTTGTTAGAGGAGATGGTGTTATACTTGTGTCTCCTCCTTCTACTACatcataa
- the LOC132939223 gene encoding actin-binding protein WASF3, producing the protein MPLPKRVVEPVHVARNTVSQAGSYGASSSISNELEAVTNGTLANTVRQLSSLSKQAEDMFGELVREAHSLTVRVNSLQIRLDRLSVNTKQLDSTGEEVSLQDIHMRKAFKSAIVFDQQVLSRDTMPAPMLEMYSQCDKPPPLYKLNPYREDGKDGMKFYTDPDYFFNLWRLEMLKDTEKMMHDRGKKPHRPKAEGSGGRHKKRVRQPYSTRERQRQLATQHGEYIMPQDNSHYRAPHQPYEYMEESTMMLGLSMNDQHRPSRPNSIELRRSYGPEQLHNHHTGNNMVDGRIYSPPPMSIIDSNNYAAPLSSNNMMYDESNVYNHQTQQNNYQYTGSMGEVISPLGTPSRGGRIRPSQPPPAPPSNNNSNNSTPTVSSASTPTRGRSLSSNRETLPPPPPPPIENNLPFTEPLPPPPPPVSISPPLPSANIPPPPPLPPMPDLPASLANGDVKSPPKQKSPSNLIIQSKPLVLPADCNNVRPLNGIINDLKTTVTNISSGTVTLKKTPGPGHVAHYDPRSDLLKAIRDGVELRKVEKIKQKEGERSNALHDVASILARRVAVEISDSDSASGSEYDSDGWAEETCA; encoded by the exons ATGCCATTGCCAAAGCGTGTTGTGGAACCCGTGCATGTAGCACGTAACACAGTCTCACAAGCAGGAAGTTATGGTGCTTCAAGTTCAATATCGAATGAGTTAGAAGCTGTCACAAATGGCACCCTTGCTAATACAGTCCGTCAGTTATCAAGTCTATCTAAACAAGCGGAAGATATGTTTGGTGAACTTGTACGTGAAGCCCATTCACTTACTGTACGAGTTAACTCATTACAAATTAGATTAGACAGATTATCTGTTAACACAAAACAATTAGATAGTACTGGCGAAGAAG TATCCTTACAAGACATTCATATGAGAAAAGCTTTTAAAAGTGCTATTGTATTTGATCAACAAGTTCTTTCAAGAGATACAATGCCTGCGCCAATGCTTGAAATGTATTCTCAATGTGATAAACCACCTCCTCTTTATAAACTTAATCCTTAccg aGAGGATGGTAAGGATGGTATGAAGTTCTATACTGATCCAGATTACTTTTTCAATCTATGGAGGTTAGAAATGCTAAAAGACACGGAAAAAATGATGCATGATCgtggaaaaaaa CCTCATAGACCTAAAGCAGAAGGAAGTGGTGGTCGTCATAAAAAAAGAGTTCGACAACCATATAGTACGAGAGAACGGCAAAGACAACTTGCTACTCAGCACGGAGAATATATTATGCCTCAAGATAACTCTCATTATAGAGCACCACAtcag CCTTATGAATATATGGAAGAAAGTACAATGATGTTGGGCTTGTCAATGAACGATCAACACCGACCATCACGACCAAATAGTATAGAGTTACGTCGATCCTATGGTCCAGAGCAACTTCATAATCATCATACTGGAAACAACATGGTAGATGGACGTATTTATAGTCCACCCCCTATGAGTATAATTGATAG CAATAACTATGCTGCACCACTCAGTagcaataatatgatgtatgatGAATCTAATGTATACAATCATCAAACGCAACAAAATAATTACCAGTACACAGGCAGTATGGGTGAAGTAATTAGTCCATTGGGTACACCTAGTCGGGGAGGTAGAATTAGACCATCTCAACCACCCCCTGCTCCTCCAAGCAACAATAATTCAAATAACAG taCACCCACTGTATCATCAGCCAGCACTCCAACTCGTGGTCGCAGTTTGAGTTCCAACCGTGAAACATTACCTCCTCCACCACCTCCTCCAATTGAAAACAACTTACCTTTTACTGAACCTTTaccaccacctccaccaccTGTATCTATTAGCCCTCCATTACCATCAGCAAACATTCCACCTCCTCCGCCATTACCACCAATGCCTGATCTACCAGCATCATTAGCGAATGGAGATGTAAAATCACCACCAAAACAA aaATCTCCATCTAATCTTATAATTCAATCGAAACCATTGGTGCTTCCTGCCGACTGTAATAATGTGAGACCGCTAAATGGTatcattaatgatttaaaaacaactgTAACCAATATCAGTAGCGGCACGGTGACCTTGAAAAAAACACCTGGGCCAGGCCATGTTGCTCATTATGATCCACGTAGTGATTTGCTAAAGGCTATTAGAGATG GTGTTGAGCTGAGaaaagtagaaaaaataaaacaaaaagaaGGAGAACGTAGCAATGCATTACATGATGTGGCTTCAATATTGGCCCGTCGTGTAGCTGTTGAAATTTCTGATTCTGATTCTGCATCGGGCAGCGAATATGACAGCGACGGTTGGGCTGAAGAGACTTGTgcttag